From Daucus carota subsp. sativus chromosome 6, DH1 v3.0, whole genome shotgun sequence, the proteins below share one genomic window:
- the LOC135147082 gene encoding uncharacterized protein LOC135147082 has protein sequence MTTDDQQHHGSTSQGDNPTIQQLLETIRKMQDDMSSQQEAWRTERETLQRELTTARSKSNPTARGVLDTMARRLNMDDEEEEQYDEEIEVEHPEQGGPEVNDNGNGGGPNNDGGGPEKQDRNNGHNKGDRKKKKKGSKSTRSHSHDTMRKELQALKEMVQRIPGVPKPLEKAAPMSYADSPFSDNIALVEMPKRFAVPAMKTYDGTTDPQEHVAQYKQRMFTVSITKELREPCMCKGFGSTLTGPALQWYVSLPNGSIETFADLVDAFNLQFASSRVFEKTTSDLYKIVQGFREPLRDYLTRFNREKVTITNCDTPTAIEAFRRGLEKDSPLYDELTKYPCKTLDDVQAKAMAQVRLEEDKKERDDKYYRPNRKIMTTRDRDYKPYTRDSRSSREETRVNSTQEYADWRKDPNLPPTYDSYGFTITPAAMMREFTKMGDVIKWPVKSNKPKANPESKLWCDFHGDYGHKASDCVALRREIQYLVKKGYLTEFMTGKSVAKTPEKLPPPPPYQKVVNFIAGGSEVCGATYSQAKRIARRKGKQVNVLDAREDDMTELVFNWSDRKTVQEPQQDGLVISLQIGNCLIKRVMVDNGSAANIMTRNTLQEMGLADSDMIKQSTTLVGFSGETKRTMGEITLPTYAQGLNMLTKFLIIDCEITYNVIMGRPWIHDLKAVPSTFHQVIKFPTPWGVQQIRGEQSTARECYKTCMKPTTQHEPQLTPTPVMTGPEKLAEVNLDTGDKKVLVGEDLSPNVEANLVEFLTTRLDAFAWEHEDITGISADVITHKLNVDPNHKPVQQRRRKFAAERNKIINEEVSRLLKAGMIKEVDYPEWLANVVIVQKKNGKWRVCVDYTDLNKACPKDPFPLPHIDTMVDSTAGHELLTFLDASSGFNQIQMDPSDAEKTAFVTERGIYCYLAMPFGLRNASATFQRLVNKMFKDQIGRTMEVYIDDMVVKSLNAEDHVRHLEEVFDVLRQYNMKLNPSKCNFAVSSGKFLGHMVTRRGIEASPEQIKAIHDLTSPSNMKDVQKLTGRVAALNRFISRSSDRCKLFYNVLRKNKGFNWTEDHEAALSELKQYLSSPPLLAKPTFGEDLYVYLSVTSHAVSSVLVKEVEGTQSPVYYVSRSLVEAETRYTPLEKLVLALTMTSTKLRHYFETHKIHVLTNFPLRTVLSKPELTGRMAKWAIQLSTYDIVYEPRTAIKSQALADFVADFSPNQMTQAEEEFRRVTACPDPLPWTLYTDGASNMNGAGLGLVLKSPQGDNMAYSICCEFKATNNEAEYEALIMGLTTAKDMKVKNIDVYCDSLLIVNHVNGSYEAKDQKMLTYLDIVKNLQLSFDTFNIQQVPREHNTEADALAGLGAVLKNTGITSIPIIHIMQPANLRLQEQFALCTDTMQTDDSTEDWRQVFIDYLQHGTLPNNSSDARVLRMKVSRFTLIDGVLFKKSATGLLQRCLGREEVDMTLRDLHEGECGNHAGGRSLAIKALRMGYYWPTMREDAVVFAQKCDACQRHAPVIHQPSEFLHVTTPSWPFMRWGMDIVGKMPPAPGQKVYMLAMTDYFSKWIEAEAFKQVTSKEVIGFIKKNILCRFGIPSEIVCDNGSQFISEKTESFCKKYNINLIKSTPRYPQANGQAESSNKIIINNLKKRLTSHKGKWAEELPWVLWSDRTTPKTSTGQTPFSLVYGAEAVLPTEVLTPTARYGLLTPTTNQLEMAHDIDTVDELRQTAKIRMASYQQKVARSYNKHVHVRLFRVGDMVLRKTFQNTTDPAAGKFADTWEGPYLIDAVVGKGAYQLSTLDGKQVPRTWNALHLKFYHV, from the coding sequence ATGACGACGGACGATCAACAACACCACGGCTCCACGAGCCAGGGAGACAATCCCACGATACAACAACTCTTGGAAACGATTCGGAAGATGCAGGACGACATGAGTTCTCAACAAGAAGCTTGGAGGACTGAGAGAGAAACATTACAGAGGGAACTCACGACAGCTCGATCCAAATCCAACCCCACGGCAAGAGGAGTGTTGGACACCATGGCCAGACGTCTGAATATGGACGACGAAGAAGAAGAGCAATATGACGAAGAAATCGAGGTGGAACACCCAGAACAAGGGGGTCCTGAAGTTAACGACAATGGCAATGGTGGAGGCCCGAATAATGACGGTGGTGGTCCAGAGAAGCAGGATAGAAACAACGGACATAACAAGGGAGacagaaagaagaagaagaaaggaagCAAGTCCACAAGGTCACATAGCCATGACACGATGCGCAAGGAGTTACAGGCCCTGAAGGAAATGGTTCAACGCATCCCCGGAGTACCAAAACCACTTGAAAAGGCTGCACCCATGAGCTATGCGGACTCCCCTTTCTCTGACAACATTGCTCTGGTGGAGATGCCAAAACGCTTTGCAGTACCGGCCATGAAAACCTATGACGGGACGACAGACCCACAAGAGCATGTGGCACAATACAAACAACGAATGTTCACGGTGTCGATTACAAAGGAGCTGAGGGAACCGTGCATGTGCAAGGGTTTTGGCTCAACGCTGACTGGCCCAGCACTACAATGGTATGTGAGCCTCCCAAATGGGAGCATTGAGACGTTCGCCGACCTGGTTGATGCCTTCAACCTACAATTTGCAAGCAGCAGAGTGTTTGAAAAAACTACAAGTGATCTCTACAAGATAGTTCAGGGGTTCAGGGAGCCATTGAGAGATTATCTGACGAGGTTCAACCGTGAGAAGGTGACTATCACAAACTGTGACACACCCACGGCAATTGAGGCATTCAGGAGGGGACTGGAAAAGGACTCACCCTTATACGACGAGCTCACCAAATATCCTTGTAAAACCCTAGATGACGTCCAGGCAAAGGCGATGGCTCAGGTGCGCCTTGAAGAGGACAAAAAGGAACGTGACGACAAGTATTATCGTCCAAATCGTAAGATCATGACCACAAGAGACAGGGATTACAAACCATATACTAGAGACTCTAGAAGCTCAAGGGAGGAGACACGTGTGAACTCGACACAAGAGTATGCGGACTGGAGAAAGGACCCAAATCTTCCCCCCACCTACGACAGCTATGGCTTCACAATTACACCCGCCGCCATGATGAGGGAATTTACAAAGATGGGAGACGTGATAAAATGGCCGGTGAAAAGCAATAAACCTAAGGCAAACCCAGAGTCCAAGTTGTGGTGCGACTTTCACGGCGACTATGGTCACAAGGCGTCTGACTGCGTGGCACTGAGGAGAGAAATTCAATACCTCGTGAAAAAAGGATATTTGACGGAATTCATGACGGGAAAGTCAGTGGCCAAGACACCGGAAAAactaccaccaccaccaccttatCAGAAGGTCGTAAACTTCATAGCAGGTGGCTCGGAGGTGTGTGGAGCAACCTACTCACAAGCAAAGCGCATAGCGAGACGCAAAGGGAAGCAGGTCAATGTGTTGGACGCAAGAGAAGACGACATGACAGAATTGGTTTTCAATTGGTCAGACAGGAAGACCGTACAAGAACCCCAACAGGATGGCCTAGTTATCTCACTTCAGATAGGGAATTGTCTAATCAAGAGGGTGATGGTTGACAACGGTAGCGCAGCAAACATAATGACTAGAAACACACTTCAGGAGATGGGTTTGGCTGATAGTGACATGATCAAGCAGTCCACGACGCTCGTGGGATTCAGTGGCGAAACGAAGAGGACAATGGGAGAGATTACGTTACCAACTTATGCACAAGGACTCAACATGTTAACAAAATTCCTCATAATAGACTGCGAGATTACATACAACGTGATAATGGGCAGGCCATGGATCCACGATTTAAAAGCAGTACCGTCAACATTTCACCAAGTCATCAAGTTTCCAACACCGTGGGGGGTTCAGCAAATTCGAGGGGAACAGTCCACAGCAAGGGAGTGCTACAAGACCTGTATGAAGCCAACCACCCAACATGAACCTCAATTAACACCAACACCCGTGATGACGGGTCCAGAAAAACTGGCTGAAGTAAACTTAGACACAGGGGACAAAAAAGTGCTAGTGGGGGAGGACCTGTCGCCTAATGTGGAAGCAAACTTGGTGGAATTCTTGACGACTCGGTTGGACGCCTTTGCATGGGAACATGAAGATATCACGGGTATCAGTGCAGATGTGATCACCCACAAGCTGAATGTCGACCCAAACCACAAGCCAGTGCAACAAAGAAGAAGGAAATTTGCAGCAGagagaaataaaataatcaacgAGGAGGTCTCACGACTACTCAAAGCAGGAATGATCAAAGAAGTGGACTACCCTGAATGGCTGGCTAATGTTGTCATAGTACAGAAGAAGAATGGGAAATGGAGAGTTTGTGTCGACTACACGGACCTGAACAAAGCCTGTCCTAAAGACCCCTTCCCTCTCCCACACATCGACACCATGGTGGACTCTACGGCAGGACATGAACTGCTAACCTTCCTAGACGCCTCAAGTGGCTTCAACCAGATACAAATGGACCCGTCAGATGCTGAGAAGACAGCCTTTGTGACTGAGAGAGGAATCTATTGCTACTTGGCCATGCCATTTGGCCTGAGAAATGCAAGTGCAACGTTCCAAAGGCTCGTCAACAAAATGTTTAAGGACCAGATAGGAAGGACGATGGAAGTTTATATTGATGACATGGTGGTGAAGTCCCTCAATGCGGAAGATCATGTCAGACACCTCGAGGAAGTGTTCGATGTCTTACGACAATACAACATGAAGCTTAATCCGTCAAAGTGCAATTTTGCCGTTTCGTCAGGAAAATTTCTGGGCCACATGGTAACAAGGAGGGGTATAGAGGCGAGTCCAGAGCAGATTAAGGCAATTCACGACCTGACAAGTCCTAGCAACATGAAAGATGTTCAGAAGTTGACGGGAAGGGTGGCCGCACTGAACAGATTCATATCACGATCTTCTGACAGGTGCAAACTGTTTTACAATGTGCTACGCAAGAACAAGGGCTTCAACTGGACGGAAGATCACGAAGCAGCTCTCTCAGAACTAAAACAGTACTTGTCATCACCACCACTCCTTGCAAAGCCGACATTTGGTGAGGACCTTTATGTCTACCTCTCTGTCACAAGCCATGCAGTCAGCAGTGTCCTCGTGAAAGAAGTTGAGGGAACACAATCGCCAGTATACTACGTGAGCAGGAGCCTGGTTGAAGCTGAAACCAGGTACACGCCTCTTGAAAAGCTAGTTCTTGCACTCACAATGACATCTACAAAGTTACGACATTATTTTGAGACTCATAAAATACATGTCTTGACGAATTTTCCTTTAAGGACGGTCTTGAGCAAACCAGAGTTGACAGGACGAATGGCGAAATGGGCAATTCAACTCAGCACCTATGACATAGTCTATGAACCCAGAACGGCCATCAAATCTCAGGCCTTGGCGGATTTTGTGGCTGATTTCAGCCCAAACCAGATGactcaggctgaagaagaattCCGACGCGTCACAGCGTGCCCAGACCCTCTGCCATGGACACTATACACTGACGGGGCCTCTAACATGAACGGAGCAGGACTTGGTCTTGTGCTGAAATCGCCACAAGGGGACAACATGGCATACTCAATATGCTGCGAGTTTAAAGCAACAAACAACGAGGCTGAGTACGAGGCACTGATCATGGGCTTGACGACTGCAAAGGACATGAAGGTCAAAAATATTGATGTATATTGCGACTCTCTCCTAATTGTTAATCACGTAAATGGTTCTTATGAAGCAAAAGATCAAAAAATGCTCACATATCTTGACATAGTGAAAAATTTACAGCTGTCGTTTGACACCTTCAACATTCAACAGGTTCCAAGGGAACACAACACGGAGGCCGATGCACTGGCAGGCTTAGGAGCTGTACTCAAAAACACTGGTATAACATCCATCCCCATAATACATATCATGCAACCTGCAAATCTTAGACTACAAGAACAATTTGCTTTATGCACTGACACCATGCAAACAGATGACAGCACTGAGGACTGGAGACAAGTCTTCATAGACTACCTACAACACGGCACACTGCCAAACAACTCCAGTGATGCACGAGTCCTACGGATGAAAGTCTCACGGTTCACCCTGATTGACGGAGTTCTGTTCAAAAAATCTGCCACAGGACTACTACAAAGATGTCTTGGCAGAGAGGAGGTCGACATGACATTGCGTGATCTTCATGAAGGAGAATGCGGAAACCACGCCGGAGGGAGAAGCTTAGCCATCAAGGCATTACGAATGGGCTACTATTGGCCCACGATGAGGGAAGATGCAGTTGTCTTCGCACAGAAGTGCGACGCCTGTCAACGCCATGCACCAGTGATCCACCAACCCTCAGAATTTTTGCATGTAACGACACCTTCGTGGCCATTCATGAGATGGGGCATGGACATAGTCGGCAAAATGCCCCCAGCACCAGGTCAAAAAGTCTACATGCTGGCCATGACAGACTACTTCTCCAAGTGGATTGAAGCAGAGGCGTTCAAGCAAGTGACATCTAAGGAAGTTATCGGGTTCATCAAGAAAAACATACTGTGCAGATTCGGCATCCCTTCAGAAATTGTTTGTGACAATGGATCTCAATTTATAAGTGAGAAGACGGAATCCTTTTGCAAGAAGTACAACATCAATTTGATAAAGTCTACTCCAAGGTACCCCCAAGCCAACGGCCAAGCAGAATCTAGTAACAAAATTATCATCAATAACTTGAAGAAGAGGTTGACGTCCCACAAAGGCAAATGGGCAGAGGAACTACCATGGGTCCTATGGTCAGACAGGACAACACCTAAGACAT
- the LOC108225327 gene encoding DNA polymerase epsilon subunit B isoform X1: MSAAMRKLIQKKFKMRGYTLKVEALNEILPFLSKFKDAEDEALDLLLDELQHQSLKSSILDKESVSRVVSLLLEAEAAAEDTPASTSATGALRIIDAFIVPKYRYDPIKKIFLEHTGRLPIHGDASAKATLYRDRFLLLFQRLSRDPHFSRPAFDTDLSQFGNCQISPIQSLVGRTGKCWVMGVISQLEDGHFYLEDLTAAVEINLSNAKITTGFFSENTIVLAEGEMLLDGMFQVKTCGFPPLEDREKSSGLFSGIDFFGSGKLAKEETLRLAELETRAVNDMFVILSDIWLDNEDTMKNLQTVLDGYENVEVVPSLFVFMGNFCSHPCNLSFSSYSTVRMQFEKLGQIIAAHNRLLEHSRFLFIPGPDDAGPSTVLPRCPLPNYLTEELQKHVPNAVFGSNPCRIKFYTQEIVFFRQDLLYRMRRSCLMPPSSEETSDPFEHLVATITHQSHLCPLPLSKQPVIWNYDHCLHLYPTPHTIVLGDKSEQKAFNYTGITCFNPGSFSNDSTFVAYRPCTREVELSSL; this comes from the exons ATGAGCGCCGCAATGAGAAAATTGATACAAAAGAAGTTCAAAATGAGAGGCTACACTCTCAAAGTCGAAGCTTTAAACGAAATCCTCCCTTTCTTATCCAAATTCAAAGACGCCGAAGACGAAGCCCTAGATCTCCTCCTCGACGAGCTTCAGCATCAATCCT TGAAGTCATCGATTTTGGACAAGGAGAGTGTGAGTCGTGTTGTTAGTTTGTTGTTGGAAGCGGAGGCAGCTGCTGAGGATACGCCAGCTAGTACTAGTGCTACTGGCGCTCTTCGTATTATTGATGCATTTATTGTCCCCAAGTATAGATATGATCCGATTAAGAAGATCTTCTTGGA GCATACGGGGAGGCTTCCAATTCACGGAGATGCTTCTGCAAAAGCAACGTTGTACAGAGATAGATTTTTGCTGTTGTTTCAAAGGCTTTCTCGGGACCCACATTTCTCAAGGCCTGCATTTGATACTGATTTGTCACAGTTTGGGAACTGTCAG ATATCCCCAATTCAATCTCTGGTTGGGCGAACAGGAAAATGCTGGGTGATGGGAGTGATATCTCAGTTGGAAGATGGACATTTTTACTTGGAAGATCTCACTGCAGCAGTTGAAATCAATCTGTCAAATGCA AAGATTACCACTGGATTCTTTTCAGAGAACACTATAGTTTTAGCAGAAGGGGAGATGCTTCTGGATGGGATGTTTCAG GTCAAAACATGTGGATTTCCTCCTCTAGAAGACAGAGAGAAGTCATCTGGATTATTTTCTGGAATTGACTTCTTTGGTAGTGGTAAACTTGCAAAGGAGGAAACT CTGAGACTTGCAGAGCTGGAAACAAGGGCAGTAAATGACATGTTTGTCATCCTTTCAGATATTTGGCTGGACAATGAGGAT ACAATGAAGAACCTGCAGACCGTCCTTGATGGTTATGAGAATGTAGAAGTGGTTCCTTCTCTTTTTGTTTTCATGGGAAATTTCTGCTCCCATCCATGTAACCTTTCTTTTAGTTCTTACTCAACAGTCAG AATGCAATTTGAGAAATTGGGGCAAATTATTGCAGCTCATAATAGATTGCTGGAACATAGCAGGTTCTTGTTTATCCCTGGGCCTGATGATGCAG GTCCTTCGACAGTTCTACCTAGGTGCCCTCTACCAAATTATCTAACTGAAGAGCTTCAGAAGCATGTTCCAAATGCTGTGTTTGGAAGTAATCCATGCAG AATCAAGTTTTATACCCAAGAGATCGTATTTTTCCGACAGGATCTGCTATACCGAATGCGTAGGTCATGTTTAATGCCGCCTTCATCAGAAGAAACAAGTGATCCTTTTGAGCAT CTTGTTGCTACTATAACTCATCAAAGCCATTTGTGTCCTCTTCCCCTAAGTAAACAACCCGTCATCTGGAATTATGATCATTGTCTCCATCTCTATCCAACACCTCATACG ATAGTATTGGGTGATAAAAGCGAGCAGAAGGCTTTCAATTACACAGGAATCACATGCTTTAATCCTGGTTCATTTTCAAACGACAGCACCTTTGTTGCTTATCGGCCTTGCACAAGGGAAGTTGAGTTGTCTTCCTTGTGA
- the LOC108225327 gene encoding DNA polymerase epsilon subunit B isoform X2 — MSAAMRKLIQKKFKMRGYTLKVEALNEILPFLSKFKDAEDEALDLLLDELQHQSLKSSILDKESVSRVVSLLLEAEAAAEDTPASTSATGALRIIDAFIVPKYRYDPIKKIFLEHTGRLPIHGDASAKATLYRDRFLLLFQRLSRDPHFSRPAFDTDLSQFGNCQISPIQSLVGRTGKCWVMGVISQLEDGHFYLEDLTAAVEINLSNAKITTGFFSENTIVLAEGEMLLDGMFQVKTCGFPPLEDREKSSGLFSGIDFFGSGKLAKEETLRLAELETRAVNDMFVILSDIWLDNEDTMKNLQTVLDGYENVEVVPSLFVFMGNFCSHPCNLSFSSYSTVRMQFEKLGQIIAAHNRLLEHSRFLFIPGPDDAGPSTVLPRCPLPNYLTEELQKHVPNAVFGSNPCRIKFYTQEIVFFRQDLLYRMRRSCLMPPSSEETSDPFEHLVATITHQSHLCPLPLSKQPVIWNYDHCLHLYPTPHTVHD, encoded by the exons ATGAGCGCCGCAATGAGAAAATTGATACAAAAGAAGTTCAAAATGAGAGGCTACACTCTCAAAGTCGAAGCTTTAAACGAAATCCTCCCTTTCTTATCCAAATTCAAAGACGCCGAAGACGAAGCCCTAGATCTCCTCCTCGACGAGCTTCAGCATCAATCCT TGAAGTCATCGATTTTGGACAAGGAGAGTGTGAGTCGTGTTGTTAGTTTGTTGTTGGAAGCGGAGGCAGCTGCTGAGGATACGCCAGCTAGTACTAGTGCTACTGGCGCTCTTCGTATTATTGATGCATTTATTGTCCCCAAGTATAGATATGATCCGATTAAGAAGATCTTCTTGGA GCATACGGGGAGGCTTCCAATTCACGGAGATGCTTCTGCAAAAGCAACGTTGTACAGAGATAGATTTTTGCTGTTGTTTCAAAGGCTTTCTCGGGACCCACATTTCTCAAGGCCTGCATTTGATACTGATTTGTCACAGTTTGGGAACTGTCAG ATATCCCCAATTCAATCTCTGGTTGGGCGAACAGGAAAATGCTGGGTGATGGGAGTGATATCTCAGTTGGAAGATGGACATTTTTACTTGGAAGATCTCACTGCAGCAGTTGAAATCAATCTGTCAAATGCA AAGATTACCACTGGATTCTTTTCAGAGAACACTATAGTTTTAGCAGAAGGGGAGATGCTTCTGGATGGGATGTTTCAG GTCAAAACATGTGGATTTCCTCCTCTAGAAGACAGAGAGAAGTCATCTGGATTATTTTCTGGAATTGACTTCTTTGGTAGTGGTAAACTTGCAAAGGAGGAAACT CTGAGACTTGCAGAGCTGGAAACAAGGGCAGTAAATGACATGTTTGTCATCCTTTCAGATATTTGGCTGGACAATGAGGAT ACAATGAAGAACCTGCAGACCGTCCTTGATGGTTATGAGAATGTAGAAGTGGTTCCTTCTCTTTTTGTTTTCATGGGAAATTTCTGCTCCCATCCATGTAACCTTTCTTTTAGTTCTTACTCAACAGTCAG AATGCAATTTGAGAAATTGGGGCAAATTATTGCAGCTCATAATAGATTGCTGGAACATAGCAGGTTCTTGTTTATCCCTGGGCCTGATGATGCAG GTCCTTCGACAGTTCTACCTAGGTGCCCTCTACCAAATTATCTAACTGAAGAGCTTCAGAAGCATGTTCCAAATGCTGTGTTTGGAAGTAATCCATGCAG AATCAAGTTTTATACCCAAGAGATCGTATTTTTCCGACAGGATCTGCTATACCGAATGCGTAGGTCATGTTTAATGCCGCCTTCATCAGAAGAAACAAGTGATCCTTTTGAGCAT CTTGTTGCTACTATAACTCATCAAAGCCATTTGTGTCCTCTTCCCCTAAGTAAACAACCCGTCATCTGGAATTATGATCATTGTCTCCATCTCTATCCAACACCTCATACGGTACATGACTAA